A section of the Triticum dicoccoides isolate Atlit2015 ecotype Zavitan chromosome 7A, WEW_v2.0, whole genome shotgun sequence genome encodes:
- the LOC119332923 gene encoding probable receptor-like protein kinase At2g21480, with protein sequence MVDEPPNIARRRPGQTGLNLAWRHPPPLNPRPFLPPPQVSSAPFPLLRLAPPNQREGERAPPQPGPGHHNNKNQHDDVPGVGRCASRWRRRPRCRLERRHNSSVWARVTRTSTALKMVRRGALPLALLAVLATLTAVAGQGKPVTDNGSGGGSGPSKFTPKDAFYIDCGGTAAADTKDGKSFKTDAEANSLLSARDNIKVADDKADVPSHLYRSARVFKEEAVYNFPLTAPGWHFIRLYFFPIKSGEADLAAATFDVSTAVNVLLHGFTPEAEAVMKEYIVNATENKLELKFTPQSGSAFINAIEVVNAPDELISKTALTVSPLAETSGLSEAAYQVVCRLNVGGPPIGPVNDTLGRQWEDDGQYLNPKDAGTEVSVPTSAIKYPDAFPATKLVAPTAVYATARHMAESGVANQNFNVSWKVDVDPSFDYLVRLFFADIISTSANDLYFNAYINGRKAISALDLSTITGDLAAPYYKDFVVNSSVNTDGHIIIGVGPLGQDTGRNDALLNGAEVLKMSNSVGSLDGEFGVDGRMVDDGSGTRKVVAAVGFAMMFGAFAGLGCMVVKWHRRPQDWDRRNSFSSWLLPIHTGQSFSNGKGSKSGYTFSSTAGLGHFFTFAEMSEATKNFDESAIIGVGGFGNVYVGEINDPDEEGSRIKVAIKRGNPSSEQGINEFNTEIQMLSKLRHRHLVSLIGYCDEGEEMILVYEFMQHGPFRDHIYGGPEGLPTLSWKQRLEICIGAARGLHYLHTGTAHGIIHRDVKTTNILLDEKFVAKVADFGLSKDGPGMNQLHVSTAVKGSFGYLDPEYFRCQQLTDKSDVYSFGVVLLETLCARAPIDPQLPREQVSLAEWGLQWKRKGLIEKIMDPNLNGKVNPESLAKFAETAEKCLCEFGSDRLSMGDVLWNLEYALQLQEANPPEGATDADDADASIVSSASGVTTVPDQSTTSANELFAQLADMKGR encoded by the coding sequence ATGGTGGACGAGCCCCCAAACATAGCACGCCGACGCCCGGGTCAAACCGGCTTAAACTTGGCATGGCGCCACCCACCACCGCTTAACCCCCGCCCATTTCTCCCTCCCCCTCAAGTCTCCTCCGCCCCCTTCCCTCTCCTCCGATTGGCCCCGCCCAACCAGAGAGAGGGCGAGAGGGCGCCACCCCAGCCAGGCCCAGGCCACCACAATAACAAAAATCAGCACGACGACGTCCCCGGCGTCGGGCGCTGCGcgtcgaggtggcggcggcggccgcggtgtcgacttgagcggcggcACAACAGCAGCGTGTGGGCGAGGGTGACGAGGACAAGCACCGCGCTTAAGATGGTGCGCCGCGGGGCGCTCCCGCTGGCGCTGCTGGCCGTGCTCGCGACGCTGACGGCCGTGGCGGGGCAGGGGAAGCCGGTCACGGACAACGGCTCGGGCGGCGGGTCGGGGCCGTCCAAGTTCACGCCCAAGGACGCCTTCTACATCGACTGCGGCGGCACGGCCGCCGCCGACACCAAGGACGGCAAGTCCTTCAAGACCGACGCGGAGGCCAACAGCCTGCTCTCCGCCAGGGACAACATCAAGGTCGCCGACGACAAGGCCGACGTGCCGTCGCACCTCTACCGCTCCGCGCGGGTCTTCAAGGAGGAGGCCGTCTACAACTTCCCACTCACGGCCCCCGGCTGGCACTTCATCCGGCTCTACTTCTTCCCCATCAAGAGCGGGGAGGCCGACCTCGCGGCGGCCACGTTCGACGTGTCCACCGCCGTTAACGTCCTTCTCCACGGCTTCACCCCCGAGGCGGAGGCGGTCATGAAGGAGTACATCGTCAACGCCACGGAGAACAAGCTCGAGCTCAAGTTCACCCCGCAGTCGGGCTCGGCGTTCATCAACGCCATCGAGGTCGTCAACGCCCCCGACGAGCTCATCAGCAAGACGGCCCTGACGGTGTCGCCGCTAGCCGAGACAAGCGGGTTGTCAGAGGCTGCGTACCAGGTGGTGTGCCGGCTCAACGTCGGTGGCCCGCCCATCGGCCCCGTGAACGACACGCTCGGCCGGCAGTGGGAGGACGACGGGCAGTACCTGAACCCCAAGGACGCCGGGACGGAGGTGTCGGTGCCGACGAGCGCGATCAAGTACCCCGACGCGTTCCCGGCGACCAAGCTCGTGGCACCCACGGCGGTGTACGCGACCGCCCGCCACATGGCTGAATCCGGCGTCGCGAACCAGAACTTCAACGTGTCGTGGAAGGTGGACGTGGACCCGTCGTTCGACTATCTCGTCCGCCTCTTCTTCGCCGACATCATAAGCACGTCCGCCAACGACCTCTACTTCAACGCGTACATCAACGGCCGCAAGGCCATCTCCGCCCTGGACCTCTCCACCATCACCGGCGACCTGGCCGCGCCCTACTACAAGGACTTCGTGGTGAACTCGTCGGTCAACACCGACGGCCACATTATCATCGGGGTCGGGCCGCTGGGGCAGGACACGGGCCGCAACGACGCGCTGCTCAACGGCGCGGAGGTGCTCAAGATGAGCAACTCGGTGGGCAGCCTGGACGGCGAGTTCGGCGTGGACGGCCGGATGGTGGACGACGGCAGCGGCACCCGCAAAGTGGTCGCTGCCGTGGGGTTCGCCATGATGTTCGGCGCCTTCGCCGGCCTGGGATGCATGGTGGTGAAGTGGCACCGGCGGCCGCAGGACTGGGACCGGCGCAACAGCTTCTCGTCGTGGCTGCTGCCCATCCACACGGGCCAGTCCTTCTCCAACGGCAAGGGGTCCAAGAGCGGCTACACCTTCTCCTCCACCGCGGGGCTGGGCCACTTCTTCACCTTCGCGGAGATGTCAGAGGCGACCAAGAACTTCGACGAGAGCGCCATCATCGGCGTGGGAGGGTTCGGCAACGTGTACGTGGGCGAGATCAACGACCCCGACGAGGAGGGGTCCAGGATCAAGGTGGCCATCAAGCGCGGGAACCCGTCGTCGGAGCAGGGCATCAACGAGTTCAACACCGAGATCCAGATGCTGTCCAAGCTCCGGCACCGCCACCTCGTGTCCCTCATCGGCTACTGCGACGAGGGCGAGGAGATGATCCTCGTCTACGAGTTCATGCAGCACGGGCCCTTCCGCGACCACATCTACGGCGGCCCCGAGGGCCTGCCCACGCTCTCCTGGAAGCAGCGCCTCGAGATCTGCATCGGCGCCGCCAGGGGCCTCCACTACCTCCACACCGGCACCGCGCACGGGATCATCCACCGGGACGTCAAGACCACCAACATCCTCCTCGACGAAAAGTTCGTGGCCAAGGTGGCCGACTTCGGCCTCTCCAAGGACGGCCCCGGGATGAACCAGCTGCACGTCAGCACCGCCGTCAAGGGCAGCTTCGGGTACCTCGACCCGGAGTACTTCCGGTGCCAGCAGCTGACCGACAAGTCGGACGTCTACTCCTTCGGGGTGGTGCTGCTGGAGACGCTGTGCGCGCGGGCGCCCATCGACCCGCAGCTGCCGCGCGAGCAGGTCAGCCTCGCCGAGTGGGGCCTGCAGTGGAAGCGCAAGGGCCTCATCGAGAAGATCATGGACCCCAACCTCAACGGCAAGGTCAACCCGGAGTCGCTCGCCAAGTTCGCCGAGACCGCCGAGAAGTGCCTCTGCGAGTTCGGCAGCGACCGCCTCTCCATGGGCGACGTGCTCTGGAACCTCGAGTACGCGCTGCAGCTGCAGGAGGCCAACCCGCccgagggcgccaccgacgccgacgacgccgacgCCTCCATCGTCTCCTCCGCCAGCGGCGTCACCACCGTGCCCGACcagtccaccacctccgccaacgaGCTCTTCGCGCAGCTCGCCGACATGAAGGGGAGATGA